In the genome of Quercus robur chromosome 3, dhQueRobu3.1, whole genome shotgun sequence, one region contains:
- the LOC126716838 gene encoding uncharacterized protein LOC126716838 codes for MSLIHNKDMATTLPNSPPPSSLFASIDMGTNSFKLLIVRANPSGQFLTLNHRKEPVLLGLNSTPTNPFAISNQSHLLALQTLQNFQKLLLSQQVIPEHTRCVATAAIREATNGNELVECVKEKVGLEVEVLSGEEEARLVYKGVLQFLPLVYEKLVLVIDIGGGSTEFVVGKGGKVCFGASLKLGHVNLNEKFVKHGDHNVGDMREFIRLVIEESGVVERIKEFGGVEMVVGCSGTIRAVEKAVFYGYAKSEMFENDNVVLFEEWKRDWRFSRRELSGVVERLCDGREGEKARRDKFFNRRSEFIVAGAVLLEEIFEVIGIEDMEVSGYALGEGVIAESLGKVYGGYDLNANVRWRSVVQLAMRFNSKKSMRVAAQCAGIAKVIFEGLRECEEVAASLNERDLEYLEAACLLHSVGLFMGKKGYHKQTYRIIMDGGHLHGYSTEEVKLMALLARHHRKKFPKSDHASLIAFSNEVKQKFRSLCAIVRISVALQQHQCINIQEMVFSISHEGFKLEIGDSKDQNLLPTTAQPLAVDTVAELGKELENFKKVFQQDLSVVVHSSTSES; via the exons ATGAGTTTGATTCATAACAAAGACATGGCCACCACTCTTCCAAATTCACCACCACCCTCTTCTCTCTTTGCATCCATAGACATGGGCACTAACTCCTTCAAGCTTCTCATAGTTCGTGCCAACCCATCTGGCCAATTCCTCACACTCAACCACCGCAAAGAACCTGTCCTCCTTGGCCTTAACTCAACCCCAACAAACCCTTTTGCTATCTCCAACCAATCCCACCTCCTAGCCCTCCAAACCCTCCAAAACTTCCAAAAACTTTTGCTTTCCCAGCAAGTAATTCCTGAGCACACTCGTTGTGTTGCCACTGCTGCAATACGTGAGGCAACAAATGGGAATGAACTTGTTGAGTGTGTCAAGGAAAAGGTTGGTCTTGAAGTTGAGGTTTTGTCTGGTGAAGAGGAAGCCAGGCTTGTGTACAAGGGTGTGCTTCAGTTTTTGCCACTTGTTTATGAGAAATTGGTGTTGGTTATAGATATTGGAGGTGGGTCCACTGAGTTTGTTGTTGGGAAGGGAGGGAAAGTTTGTTTTGGGGCTTCATTGAAGTTGGGGCATGTGAATTTAAATGAAAAGTTTGTGAAACATGGTGATCATAATGTTGGGGACATGAGGGAGTTTATTAGGTTGGTTATAGAAGAATCTGGGGTGGTTGAGAGAATCAAGGAGTTTGGGGGGGTTGAGATGGTAGTAGGGTGTTCTGGTACAATTCGTGCAGTTGAGAAGGCAGTGTTTTATGGATATGCTAAAAGTGAAATGTTTGAGAATGACAATGTGGTTTTGTTTGAGGAGTGGAAGAGGGATTGGAGGTTTAGTAGAAGGGAATTGAGCGGTGTGGTTGAGAGGTTATGTGATGGgagggagggagagaaggcaagGAGAGATAAGTTCTTTAATAGGCGGTCAGAGTTTATTGTGGCTGGGGCTGTGTTGTTGGAGGAGATATTTGAGGTGATTGGGATTGAGGATATGGAGGTTTCTGGGTATGCATTAGGGGAGGGTGTTATTGCTGAGAGTTTGGGTAAGGTGTATGGTGGTTATGATTTGAATGCCAATGTGAGGTGGAGGTCTGTTGTGCAGCTTGCAATGAGGTTTAATAGCAAGAAGAGCATGAGAGTTGCTGCTCAGTGTGCTGGCATTGCAAAG GTGATTTTTGAAGGCTTGAGAGAATGTGAAGAGGTTGCTGCCTCCTTGAATGAAAGGGATCTTGAATACCTTGAAGCTGCCTGTTTGCTTCACAGTGTTGGGCTTTTCATGGGAAAAAAAGGTTACCATAAGCAGACTTATCGAATAATCATG GATGGTGGTCATCTTCATGGTTATAGTACTGAGGAGGTCAAG TTAATGGCTCTACTCGCAAGACATCACAGAAAGAAATTCCCAAAATCTGATCATGCTTCTTTAATAGCATTCTCTAACGAG GTAAAGCAGAAATTTCGATCTCTTTGTGCAATTGTACGAATTTCTGTAGCATTGCAGCAGCATCAATGCATAAACATTCAAGAAATGGTCTTTTCAATTTCACATGAAGGTTTCAAATTG